The proteins below come from a single uncultured Dethiosulfovibrio sp. genomic window:
- the rplD gene encoding 50S ribosomal protein L4: MPSIKLVNISGESVGELNLSDVVFDVPLHIPAMHQVVVAQLANRRQGTASAKTRGEVRGGGKKPWRQKHTGRARHGSTRSPIWVGGGVVHGPKPRSYRQKVNKKVRKLAICSALSQKVRDAQILGIQSLSMEAPSTKIMKGFFQALGAVKPLVILDSSDMNVTKSARNIPGARVMHVDSINVYDLLKHGHVVMSAGAVKKLEEVYA; the protein is encoded by the coding sequence ATGCCGAGCATCAAGCTTGTCAATATAAGCGGCGAATCGGTCGGAGAGCTCAACCTTTCCGACGTGGTTTTTGACGTACCTCTTCACATTCCCGCCATGCATCAGGTGGTTGTAGCTCAGCTGGCTAATCGCCGGCAGGGAACTGCATCCGCCAAGACCAGAGGCGAGGTAAGAGGTGGAGGAAAGAAGCCTTGGAGACAGAAACACACTGGACGTGCCCGTCACGGCAGTACCAGATCTCCTATCTGGGTCGGAGGTGGAGTAGTCCACGGTCCTAAGCCCAGGAGCTACCGTCAAAAGGTAAACAAGAAGGTTCGGAAACTGGCTATCTGCAGTGCACTGTCCCAAAAGGTCAGAGACGCTCAGATACTTGGTATTCAGTCCCTTTCCATGGAAGCACCGTCCACCAAGATCATGAAGGGCTTCTTTCAGGCTCTCGGTGCGGTCAAGCCTCTGGTTATCCTGGACTCGTCGGATATGAACGTGACGAAATCCGCCAGAAACATCCCTGGCGCCAGGGTAATGCACGTGGACAGCATCAACGTCTACGACCTGCTCAAGCACGGACACGTTGTAATGAGCGCAGGGGCGGTCAAAAAACTGGAGGAGGTGTACGCCTAA
- the rplW gene encoding 50S ribosomal protein L23 has translation MKLMAHDIIVRPIVTEKSSRMMEENKYTFEIHPQANKTEVRKAVETVFKVKVEKVHTLKVRSKPKRMGVFLGKSRAWKKAIVTLAEGERIEFFEGASV, from the coding sequence ATGAAACTCATGGCTCACGACATCATCGTACGGCCTATAGTAACGGAGAAAAGCAGCCGAATGATGGAAGAGAACAAGTACACCTTTGAGATTCATCCTCAGGCAAATAAGACCGAGGTCCGCAAAGCGGTAGAGACGGTCTTCAAGGTTAAAGTCGAAAAGGTTCACACGCTGAAAGTTCGCTCTAAGCCCAAGAGAATGGGCGTTTTCCTCGGGAAGAGCAGGGCCTGGAAAAAGGCCATCGTCACACTGGCCGAGGGAGAACGCATCGAGTTCTTCGAAGGCGCCAGCGTCTAG
- the rplB gene encoding 50S ribosomal protein L2, which yields MGIRKFNPTTPGRRFMSIPTYEEITKSEPEKSLLAPLSKKGGRNNNGRITMRHRGGGNSRRYRVIDFKRSKLGVPGKVAAIEYDPNRSARIALIHDADGEKRYILCPVGLNVGMTIMAGPGSDIVPGNALKLADIPVGTMVHNIELEPGRGGVMVRSAGTTAQLMAKEGKYAFIRMPSGELRLVLLQCMATIGQVGNTEHENASVGKAGKTRWLGRKPHVRAMVMNPVDHPMGGGEGKSKSHKHPVSPWGTPAKGYRTRRNKPSDKFIVRRRFAK from the coding sequence ATGGGAATCAGAAAGTTTAATCCCACAACGCCGGGAAGGCGTTTCATGAGCATTCCAACCTATGAGGAGATAACCAAAAGCGAGCCGGAAAAGTCGCTTTTGGCCCCTCTCAGCAAAAAGGGAGGAAGGAACAATAACGGAAGGATAACCATGCGCCATCGTGGCGGCGGCAACTCCAGACGTTATCGTGTAATAGACTTCAAAAGAAGCAAACTCGGAGTTCCCGGCAAGGTTGCCGCAATAGAGTACGATCCCAACCGTTCGGCCAGGATTGCCCTCATTCACGATGCTGATGGAGAGAAGCGTTACATCCTCTGCCCCGTCGGTCTCAACGTGGGAATGACCATCATGGCTGGCCCAGGATCTGACATAGTTCCCGGCAACGCCCTGAAGCTCGCCGATATACCGGTAGGTACCATGGTCCACAACATTGAACTTGAGCCAGGCAGAGGCGGCGTAATGGTACGCTCCGCCGGAACAACCGCTCAGCTCATGGCCAAAGAAGGTAAGTACGCCTTCATCAGGATGCCAAGTGGAGAGCTTCGCCTGGTGTTGCTTCAGTGCATGGCTACCATCGGTCAGGTCGGAAACACGGAACACGAGAACGCCAGCGTAGGAAAAGCGGGAAAGACCCGTTGGCTCGGCAGGAAACCCCATGTTAGGGCCATGGTCATGAACCCTGTGGACCATCCCATGGGTGGTGGTGAAGGAAAGAGCAAGTCCCACAAACACCCGGTCTCCCCTTGGGGAACGCCTGCAAAGGGCTACAGGACTCGCAGGAATAAGCCTTCGGACAAATTCATCGTCCGTCGCCGGTTTGCCAAGTAG
- the rpsS gene encoding 30S ribosomal protein S19 — MARSAKKGPYVEQRLLGRVETFNQSGERKVLKTWSRASMIVPAMIGHTIAIHNGRIHIPIYISENMVGHKLGEFAPTRKFGGHAGQERRSGVRR, encoded by the coding sequence ATGGCTCGTTCCGCCAAAAAGGGACCCTACGTCGAGCAGAGACTTCTCGGCCGCGTAGAAACCTTTAACCAGAGTGGCGAGAGAAAGGTTCTCAAGACCTGGTCTCGTGCAAGCATGATCGTCCCGGCGATGATCGGACACACCATCGCCATACATAATGGCCGTATTCACATACCTATCTACATCAGCGAGAATATGGTCGGTCATAAGCTAGGGGAGTTCGCTCCCACCAGGAAGTTCGGCGGTCACGCCGGACAGGAGCGCCGTTCCGGCGTCAGGAGATAG
- the rplV gene encoding 50S ribosomal protein L22, producing MEAKARAKQVRLSPFKVRQVLTLIRGKKVGEALVALRYTPKKAAKVIEKVLKSAVANAEHNCGLDVDKLVVVEAFADQGPSMKRFRPVSMGRAHPYRHRTSHITVSVAER from the coding sequence ATGGAGGCAAAAGCACGTGCCAAACAGGTCCGGCTCTCTCCTTTCAAGGTTCGCCAGGTACTGACCCTTATCAGGGGCAAAAAAGTAGGAGAGGCGCTGGTAGCCCTTCGCTACACCCCGAAGAAAGCCGCCAAGGTTATCGAGAAGGTCCTCAAGAGTGCCGTGGCTAATGCAGAGCACAACTGTGGTCTGGACGTAGACAAGCTGGTAGTTGTAGAGGCCTTTGCCGATCAGGGACCTAGCATGAAACGCTTCCGTCCTGTGTCGATGGGGCGGGCCCATCCCTACCGCCATCGCACGAGTCACATCACCGTGTCGGTCGCAGAACGTTAA
- the rpsC gene encoding 30S ribosomal protein S3, which yields MGQKVHPVGYRVGITRDWESRWFADGKNYAKNLHEDLKLREWIKGRWEGAGISKVEIERVGKVLRFSIWTARPGVVIGKNGAEIQKIKDELQEMTGSKVMVNVQEIKNPEVEAQLVAENVAAALAHRVSFRRAMKQSIFRTMKAGGKGIKIQCAGRLGGAEIARTEWYNEGQLPLSTLRADIDYGLAEAKTMYGVIGVKVWIYRDEKAINTPAPRQPRKGRREGGRS from the coding sequence ATGGGTCAGAAGGTACACCCTGTTGGATACAGAGTCGGTATAACCAGGGACTGGGAGTCCCGCTGGTTCGCTGACGGTAAGAACTACGCCAAGAACCTTCACGAGGATCTCAAGCTTCGTGAGTGGATCAAAGGCCGTTGGGAGGGTGCTGGAATCTCCAAGGTGGAGATAGAGCGTGTAGGCAAGGTTCTGCGCTTTTCCATTTGGACCGCCCGGCCTGGTGTAGTAATAGGCAAAAACGGAGCGGAGATCCAGAAGATAAAGGACGAGCTTCAGGAAATGACCGGTTCCAAGGTCATGGTCAACGTTCAGGAGATAAAGAACCCAGAGGTAGAGGCCCAGCTTGTAGCTGAAAACGTTGCAGCTGCCCTCGCTCACAGGGTCAGCTTCCGTCGCGCCATGAAGCAGTCCATCTTCCGCACCATGAAGGCCGGCGGCAAAGGTATCAAGATCCAGTGTGCCGGTCGTCTCGGTGGGGCGGAGATCGCCCGTACCGAGTGGTACAACGAAGGCCAGCTTCCCCTTTCCACCCTCAGAGCCGACATCGACTATGGTTTGGCCGAGGCTAAGACCATGTACGGAGTAATCGGCGTAAAGGTCTGGATCTACAGGGACGAGAAGGCCATCAATACCCCTGCGCCTCGTCAGCCCAGAAAGGGTCGCAGAGAAGGGGGGCGTAGCTGA
- the rplP gene encoding 50S ribosomal protein L16, protein MLMPKRTKWRKPHREKLTGDTKGGAYVAFGDFGLQALECGYITARQIEATRVAITRKLRKGGKVWIRIFPDVAFTKKPLETRMGKGKGSPEFWVSPVKRGRIMFEVAGVPRETVERAFRTASYKLPIKVRLVAREGLGGE, encoded by the coding sequence ATGTTGATGCCAAAGCGCACAAAGTGGCGCAAACCCCACAGGGAAAAGCTGACCGGTGACACCAAAGGCGGAGCCTACGTGGCCTTCGGTGACTTCGGACTTCAGGCTCTGGAGTGCGGCTACATCACCGCTCGTCAGATAGAGGCCACCCGTGTGGCCATAACCAGAAAGCTCCGTAAAGGCGGCAAGGTCTGGATAAGGATATTCCCAGACGTGGCCTTCACGAAGAAGCCTCTTGAAACCCGTATGGGTAAGGGAAAGGGATCCCCGGAGTTCTGGGTCTCCCCGGTAAAAAGAGGCAGAATAATGTTTGAAGTAGCGGGAGTTCCCCGCGAGACAGTCGAGAGGGCCTTCAGAACGGCCTCTTACAAGCTCCCCATAAAGGTGAGGCTTGTAGCTCGGGAAGGTTTGGGTGGTGAGTAA
- the rpmC gene encoding 50S ribosomal protein L29 yields the protein MDAKSLRDLTIEELQEKHRQYKEELFNLRFQNAIGQLKNTSRIGEVKKTIARVLTVVHEKEQGLGTGGRR from the coding sequence ATGGATGCCAAGAGTCTGCGTGATTTGACCATAGAAGAGCTGCAGGAAAAACATCGTCAGTACAAAGAGGAGCTCTTTAACCTGCGCTTTCAGAACGCCATCGGCCAGCTCAAGAACACGAGCCGGATCGGTGAGGTCAAGAAGACCATCGCCAGAGTCCTTACCGTCGTTCACGAGAAAGAACAAGGTCTGGGAACCGGTGGAAGGAGGTAA
- the rpsQ gene encoding 30S ribosomal protein S17, protein METRTPHRKTRIGTVVSDKMDKSVSVQVIRHAEHPLYGKRIIKAKKFIAHDQDNSCRKGDKVLIGEERPISKNKCWSVVRIIERAPVLGATAESKEEE, encoded by the coding sequence ATGGAGACCCGTACGCCTCATCGTAAGACACGTATAGGTACAGTCGTCAGCGACAAAATGGACAAGTCGGTATCGGTCCAGGTGATCCGTCATGCGGAGCACCCTCTGTACGGCAAGAGAATAATAAAGGCAAAGAAATTCATCGCCCACGACCAGGATAACTCCTGTCGTAAAGGCGACAAAGTCCTGATCGGCGAGGAGCGCCCTATCAGCAAGAACAAGTGCTGGTCGGTGGTCAGGATAATCGAGAGAGCTCCCGTACTCGGAGCTACCGCCGAGTCCAAAGAGGAGGAGTAG
- the rplN gene encoding 50S ribosomal protein L14 — translation MIQLRTVLNVADNSGAKKIMCIQVVGGSRRRWGDVGDVIVASVKEAIPNSNVAKGKVVKAVIVRTRKEHRRADGSYVRFDDNAAVIIDNNGDPRGTRIFGPVARELRARKYMRILSLAPEVV, via the coding sequence ATGATCCAGCTTCGCACCGTCCTCAATGTGGCGGACAACTCGGGTGCCAAGAAAATTATGTGCATCCAGGTAGTCGGCGGAAGCCGTCGCCGTTGGGGAGACGTAGGTGACGTTATTGTGGCCTCCGTGAAGGAAGCCATCCCCAACAGCAACGTGGCCAAAGGCAAAGTAGTCAAGGCCGTCATAGTCAGGACCAGAAAAGAGCATCGCAGGGCCGACGGATCCTACGTGCGTTTTGACGACAACGCCGCCGTGATCATCGACAACAACGGCGATCCCAGAGGGACCCGTATCTTCGGCCCCGTTGCCAGAGAGCTCAGGGCCAGGAAGTACATGAGGATCCTCTCGCTGGCGCCTGAGGTCGTGTAA
- the rplX gene encoding 50S ribosomal protein L24: MSRMRLKKGDRVRVISGKDKGKEGKILKILRDSEKNRDKVLVEGVNVASKHAKPSQKSPQGGIVKQENPIYASKVMLVCPTTGKPTRVGHAFLEDGRKVRVAKVSGEIVDQV; the protein is encoded by the coding sequence ATGAGCAGAATGCGACTTAAAAAAGGCGATCGCGTCCGTGTGATCTCCGGTAAAGACAAAGGCAAAGAGGGCAAGATTCTCAAGATCCTCAGGGACTCGGAGAAGAACAGGGATAAGGTGCTGGTTGAAGGGGTAAACGTAGCCTCCAAACACGCTAAACCCTCCCAGAAAAGCCCCCAGGGCGGAATCGTAAAACAGGAAAACCCCATCTATGCCTCCAAGGTCATGCTGGTATGTCCCACTACCGGTAAACCGACCCGGGTCGGCCACGCCTTCCTAGAGGATGGCCGTAAGGTGAGGGTCGCCAAGGTCAGTGGCGAAATAGTGGACCAGGTCTAA
- the rplE gene encoding 50S ribosomal protein L5, whose product MKPRMQEKYASEAAPALQKEFGYGNPMETPRLVKIVINIGVGEGKQDAKYVNASVSELATISGQRPMIKRAKKSVAGFKLRENSPIGCSVTLRGSRMWEFLDRLVSVVLPRIKDFRGISAKSFDGRGNYNLGLKDQLIFPEINYDKIMVSKGMNISFVSTAKTDEEGTALLSKLGMPFAK is encoded by the coding sequence ATGAAACCTCGTATGCAAGAAAAGTACGCGAGTGAAGCCGCTCCTGCGCTTCAGAAGGAGTTTGGCTACGGGAATCCTATGGAGACCCCTCGCCTTGTCAAGATAGTCATCAATATCGGAGTCGGAGAGGGCAAGCAGGACGCCAAGTACGTAAACGCATCGGTCTCGGAATTGGCTACCATATCGGGCCAGCGTCCCATGATCAAGAGGGCTAAAAAATCCGTCGCAGGATTTAAGCTGAGGGAGAACTCCCCTATCGGATGTTCTGTTACCCTCAGAGGCTCTAGGATGTGGGAGTTCCTGGACCGTCTTGTCAGCGTAGTTCTTCCTCGAATCAAGGACTTCAGGGGCATCTCTGCCAAGTCTTTCGACGGCAGGGGCAACTACAACCTCGGTCTCAAGGATCAGCTCATTTTCCCTGAGATCAACTACGACAAGATAATGGTATCCAAGGGGATGAACATCTCGTTTGTCTCCACCGCCAAAACGGACGAAGAGGGAACTGCCCTGCTTAGCAAACTGGGCATGCCCTTCGCCAAGTAG
- a CDS encoding type Z 30S ribosomal protein S14 codes for MARKAMEHKATLTPKFKVRKYNRCPLCGRVHGFMRKFEMCRCCFRKLAREGQIPGIVKSSW; via the coding sequence ATGGCCAGAAAAGCCATGGAGCACAAGGCTACCTTGACTCCTAAGTTCAAGGTGCGTAAATACAACAGGTGCCCTCTCTGCGGCCGCGTTCACGGATTTATGCGGAAGTTCGAAATGTGCCGCTGCTGCTTCCGCAAGCTGGCTCGGGAAGGTCAGATTCCCGGCATCGTCAAGTCCAGCTGGTAA
- the rpsH gene encoding 30S ribosomal protein S8 — translation MYVNDPIADMLTRIRNANMVYHEAVDMPISKTKLSIAKILKGEGYIRNYKVINDPKKPYGILRVFLSYGPNRERVVQGLRRISKPGRRMYAGKDKLPKVMGGLGIAIISTSAGLKTDAEARNAGSGGEIVCYVW, via the coding sequence ATGTACGTCAACGATCCCATAGCGGACATGCTCACTCGGATCAGAAACGCCAACATGGTCTACCATGAAGCGGTGGATATGCCTATAAGCAAGACAAAGCTCTCCATAGCTAAGATCCTTAAAGGTGAAGGTTATATCCGCAATTACAAGGTGATAAACGACCCCAAGAAACCCTACGGGATACTGAGGGTATTCCTCAGCTATGGTCCCAATAGGGAGAGGGTAGTTCAGGGACTGCGCCGGATAAGCAAACCCGGTCGCAGAATGTATGCAGGCAAGGACAAGCTGCCTAAGGTCATGGGTGGCCTTGGCATCGCTATCATCTCCACCTCCGCCGGTCTTAAGACCGACGCAGAAGCCAGAAATGCGGGCTCCGGTGGGGAAATAGTCTGCTACGTCTGGTAA